The genomic region CTTGAAGTAGTTGGAACCGTGAACCGCATTCGCGGCGTGATGGAGGTGCGGACCGGCGTCGAACGACACCTCGGCCTCACCTTCGCGGATGGTCAGCGAGGGCTGAAAGAGCCCGTTGAATGGTGCCGAGAGGTACATGCTTTCCAGGCGACGATGGTGCGTGCTCGTCATTGGGCCGTGCCTCCGGGAGAGCATGTTCTACCGACCGCGAATTCGGAATTCGGAGTTCGGAATTCGGAATTTCCGCCCGCCCCCTGCAGGAGGGAGATCTGCCGGGTGGCCGGGTGGAACAACTCAAAACTCAAAACTCAACACTCAAAACTCAAGTACGGGCGAGCTCGAGCTCGATCGGACAATGGTCCGACCCGAGCACGTCGGCGTGGATACGGGCGGCGACGACGTCGTCCACCAAATCGGGAGAAATGAAGAAATAGTCGATGCGCCACCCGACATTTCGTTCGCGCACGCCCTTGCGGTTGCTCCACCACGTGTAGCGACCTTCCTCACCGGGGTGAAGGTGGCGAAAGATATCGACGTAGCCGTGGTCGATGAGGCGGCCGAGCCATTCGCGTTCCTCGGGCAGGAATCCGGTATTCTTTTTGTTCGACTTCGGATTCGCGAGGTCGATCTCTTCGTGGGCGGTGTTGAGATCACCGCAGATCACGATACTCCGGCCCGCCTTTCGCTGCTCCTCGGCGTGCTGTAGGACGGCTTCGGAGAACTCGAGCTTGAACGGGACGCGGCTGAGGTCGTTTCCTCCGTTGGGGAAATAGCCGGTGTAGAAGAGGAAATCCCCGTAATCGGCGATGATG from Acidobacteriota bacterium harbors:
- the xth gene encoding exodeoxyribonuclease III, whose product is MAKKRSTTRIFSWNVNGIRACGRKGFLDWLAESRPDILGLQETRALPEQLEENLRQPNGYRVEFHPAERKGYSGVALYTKIQPENVVLGGLGDPRFDDEGRLIIADYGDFLFYTGYFPNGGNDLSRVPFKLEFSEAVLQHAEEQRKAGRSIVICGDLNTAHEEIDLANPKSNKKNTGFLPEEREWLGRLIDHGYVDIFRHLHPGEEGRYTWWSNRKGVRERNVGWRIDYFFISPDLVDDVVAARIHADVLGSDHCPIELELART